The following proteins are encoded in a genomic region of Syngnathus acus chromosome 22, fSynAcu1.2, whole genome shotgun sequence:
- the LOC119116063 gene encoding SLIT and NTRK-like protein 3 gives MQWVTLAVALGCAAAAGLARASHGGPTPTPTSTHTPLVDNSEEEVDEPCFEPCTCEVKEGVFHVHCDGRGFTNGSQVSQSWVRPFKLNLQRNSLRRLYSNGFQHLGNAVSINLGNNALQDIRVGAFHGLAKLRRLYLHENKLEVFKNDTFAGLEALEYLQADYNVIKRIDSGALRFLYKLRVLILNDNLIPILPAHLFRSVSLTHLDLRGNRLKSLAYAGTLEYVGRSLMEIQLEENPWNCGCEAVQLQQWLGQIPYTAVVGDVTCEYPFHLHGKDLREIPRKELCAELPDKDLQAEGRRATGATQPQHLPPNSKPNSHPGRVRPTKPSSMVHGSRQNTHTTSTSSSSSSAERRDKPPRPTKRPRPSRTSPTSRSPNQNPPIAGYQTRPPIPIICPMGCTCNLHITNLGLTVNCKENGFVNVSQLTPRPLNGRKLFLSGNLIQRIYRTDFWNFSSLELLHLGSNRISYLQEGAFSSLTSLRSLYLNGNNLERLSPEMFLGLQNLWYLYFEYNEIREIDRGTLDPMPSLQLLFLNANLLKSLPLGVFSGVNLARLNLRNNHLLQLPMEGVLEHLTGLVKVDLQQNPWECNCEAVPLKRWLDGLSAVVVVGEVVCHSPEKNKGVDLRSLSMELLCPELEAQEDQEQPKVTSTAPEGGAAHGHPDPEPGPLIPPGRDSIPLSVLVLSLLVLFVSAFFAGAALIAYTLRRRDKLPFRRQGEVDLAGIQMECGIFAEGTHHHHHHHHHGLAETPPQHNHVYDTISVAKSPGAEEAKVPGEYRFTAEKDREWTLQVTSSPISTIAGAVAPLAPGLHENGILCPTVIDSQGPTPKVELVDCLFRLPAPEFRDLPDRYARPPPCYPHPQDAQPQDAASSAGPQTRVVTTTSTEQGGEQGTRLMTTPDYMEVLDRSYQF, from the exons ATGCAGTGGGTCACCCTGGCCGTGGCCCTGGGCTGCGCGGCGGCAGCCGGCCTGGCCCGGGCCTCGCACGGCGGCCCCACCCCTACGCCCACCTCCACGCACACCCCCCTGGTGGACAACTCCGAGGAAGAAGTGGACGAGCCCTGCTTCGAACCGTGCACGTGCGAGGTCAAAGAAGGCGTGTTCCACGTGCACTGCGATGGGCGGGGCTTCACCAACGGCAGCCAG GTGTCCCAGTCGTGGGTCCGCCCTTTCAAACTCAACCTCCAGAGGAACTCGCTGAGGCGTCTCTATAGCAACGGCTTTCAGCACCTAGGCAACGCCGTGTCGATAAACCTGGGCAACAACGCTCTGCAGGACATCCGGGTGGGCGCCTTCCACGGCCTGGCCAAGCTCCGACGCCTCTACCTTCACGAGAACAAGTTGGAGGTCTTCAAGAATGACACTTTTGCCGGCTTGGAGGCTCTGGAGTACCTCCAG GCCGACTACAACGTGATTAAACGCATCGACAGCGGCGCTCTGAGGTTCCTCTACAAGCTGCGGGTTCTTATCCTCAACGACAACCTGATCCCCATCTTGCCCGCGCATCTCTTCAG ATCTGTGTCGCTGACTCATCTGGACCTGAGGGGAAACCGTCTGAAGAGTCTGGCATACGCCGGGACCTTGGAATACGTGGGTCGCTCCCTGATGGAGATCCAGCTGGAGGAGAACCCCTGGAACTGCGGCTGCGAGGCAGTGCAGTTGCAGCAGTGGCTGGGTCAGATCCCCTACACGGCCGTGGTGGGGGATGTTACATGCGAGTATCCCTTCCATCTTCACGGGAAGGACTTGAGGGAGATCCCTCGCAAGGAGCTTTGCGCTGAGCTCCCGGATAAGGACTTGCAAGCGGAAGGCAGGCGAGCCACCGGGGCCACGCAGCCTCAACACTTGCCCCCTAATTCCAAGCCCAACTCCCACCCAGGGCGGGTTAGACCCACCAAACCGTCCTCCATGGTGCACGGCTCCCGTCAGAACACTCATACCACCTCCACGTCTTCGTCCTCTTCCTCCGCCGAGCGCAGGGACAAGCCCCCACGGCCTACCAAGAGGCCTCGGCCTTCCAGGACATCGCCCACGTCACGGAGCCCCAACCAGAACCCCCCCATAGCGGGCTACCAGACCCGGCCGCCCATTCCCATCATCTGCCCGATGGGCTGCACGTGCAACCTGCACATCACCAACCTTGGCCTGACCGTCAACTGCAAGGAGAATGGCTTCGTCAACGTGTCGCAGCTGACGCCGCGACCGCTCAACGGACGCAAGCTTTTCCTGAGCGGGAACTTGATCCAGAGGATCTACCGCACCGACTTCTGGAACTTTTCCAGTTTGGAACTACTGCACTTGGGGAGCAACCGCATTTCCTACCTACAAGAAGGCGCTTTCTCCAGCCTGACCAGCCTGAGGAGCCTGTACCTGAACGGAAACAACCTAGAGCGGCTCAGCCCCGAAATGTTCCTGGGGCTGCAAAATCTCTG GTACCTTTACTTTGAGTACAACGAGATCCGAGAGATAGACCGAGGAACCTTGGACCCCATGCCCTCCCTGCAGCTTTTGTTCCTCAATGCCAACCTTCTAAAGAGTCTCCCGCTGGGCGTGTTTTCCGGAGTGAACCTGGCTCGCCTCAACCTGAGGAACAACCACTTGCTGCAACTCCCCATGGAAGGTGTACTGGAGCATCTCACCGGCTTGGTGAAG GTGGACCTGCAGCAGAATCCGTGGGAGTGCAACTGCGAAGCGGTGCCCCTCAAGCGCTGGCTGGATGGCCTCAgcgcggtggtggtggtgggcgaGGTGGTGTGCCACtccccagaaaaaaacaaaggtgtgGACCTGCGCTCCCTCTCCATGGAGCTTCTGTGCCCGGAGCTGGAGGCCCAGGAGGACCAGGAGCAGCCAAAGGTCACCTCCACCGCGCCCGAAGGCGGCGCGGCGCACGGCCATCCCGACCCGGAGCCTGGTCCCTTGATCCCGCCCGGGAGGGACTCCATCCCGCTCTCGGTTCTGGTTCTAAGCCTTCTGGTTCTGTTCGTGTCTGCGTTCTTCGCGGGGGCGGCGCTCATCGCCTACACCCTGAGGCGGCGGGACAAGCTGCCGTTCCGTCGCCAGGGCGAGGTGGACCTGGCCGGCATCCAGATGGAATGCGGGATCTTCGCCGAGGGGACGcatcaccaccatcatcatcaccaccacgGGCTGGCCGAGACGCCACCTCAACACAACCACGTCTACGACACCATCTCGGTCGCCAAAAGCCCCGGCGCCGAGGAGGCGAAAGTGCCCGGCGAGTACCGCTTCACGGCTGAGAAAGACCGCGAATGGACCCTTCAGGTGACCTCGTCCCCCATCAGCACCATTGCCGGGGCAGTGGCACCGCTCGCACCGGGCCTCCACGAGAACGGCATCCTGTGCCCCACAGTCATCGACAGCCAGGGCCCAACGCCTAAGGTAGAACTGGTGGACTGCCTCTTCAGACTCCCCGCCCCGGAGTTCCGGGATCTGCCGGACAGGTACGCCAGGCCGCCGCCCTGCTACCCTCACCCGCAGGACGCCCAGCCGCAGGACGCCGCCTCCTCTGCCGGGCCTCAGACGCGGGTAGTCACCACGACCTCCACCGAGCAAGGCGGGGAGCAGGGCACTCGGCTGATGACCACGCCGGACTACATGGAGGTATTGGACCGCTCGTACCAGTTTTAG
- the LOC119116180 gene encoding TLE family member 5-like gives MMFPQSRHSASAQSGQALKFTTSDSCDRIKDEFQFLQAQYHSLKLECDKLASEKSEMQRHYIMYYEMSYGLNIEMHKQAEIVKRLNGICAQVLPYLSQEHQQQVMGAIERAKQVTPPEMNSIIRQQLQVQHLSQLQGLALPVAPLPLGLTPPSLPAASSGSGLLSLSSILANYSHGQAAQAAKEDKARGDAAQAQAQAERPPPRPEDGDKSD, from the exons ATGATGTTTCCTCAATCTAGGCACTCG GCATCCGCTCAGTCCGGACAAGCTCTCAAGTTCACCACCTCTGACTCGTGTGATCGCATCAAAGATGAGTTCCAGTTCCTTCAAGCACAATACCACAG TCTCAAGTTGGAATGTGACAAACTGGCATCAGAGAAGTCCGAGATGCAGCGTCACTACATCATG TATTACGAAATGTCTTATGGACTGAACATTGAAATGCACAAACAG GCTGAAATAGTCAAGAGACTAAACGGCATCTGCGCTCAAGTGCTGCCTTACCTCTCGCAGGAG CACCAGCAGCAAGTCATGGGGGCCATTGAGAGAGCTAAGCAGGTCACACCGCCCGAGATGAACTCCATCATACGG CAACAGCTGCAGGTGCAGCACCTGTCGCAGCTTCAGGGCCTGGCTCTCCCGGTGGCTCCTCTGCCCCTGGGCCTGACTCCGCCCAGTCTGCCGGCGGCCTCGTCCGGCTCGGGCctgctctcgctgtcctccaTTCTGGCCAACTACTCGCACGGCCAGGCCGCCCAAGCTGCCAAGGAAGACAAGGCCCGCGGGGACGCCGCCCAGGCCCAAGCTCAAGCCGAGAGGCCGCCGCCCAGGCCCGAAGACGGCGACAAGTCTGACTAG